A genomic region of Lachnoclostridium edouardi contains the following coding sequences:
- a CDS encoding helix-turn-helix domain-containing protein, producing MSNRLLPYDTIIKAHEGDPIAIQAVLDRYAGYIRYFSKMNGYYNSDMEDYIRTKLIESLFKFRLDR from the coding sequence ATGAGTAACCGACTTCTCCCTTATGACACGATAATAAAGGCACATGAGGGCGACCCCATAGCGATACAAGCCGTCCTTGACCGATACGCCGGATATATCCGCTATTTCTCCAAGATGAACGGCTATTATAACTCTGATATGGAGGACTACATCAGAACAAAGCTGATTGAAAGCCTGTTCAAGTTCCGGCTTGACCGTTGA
- a CDS encoding RNA polymerase sigma factor has protein sequence MTEQEAYQEHIRYTHDTYCRIVIRHASFDAARMLAARWKREISLEYLTEEKFVPLSTTDEYFQVPDYGETYPFSVRGQTIFLDSCSLAAALAELPEQTQEEIFLYYFQHLTQKEIGEQSGWTRSTIGRHIQLALKRLKEEMEVLSHE, from the coding sequence TCAAGAACATATCCGTTATACCCATGATACCTATTGCCGGATTGTTATTCGCCATGCGTCCTTTGACGCTGCCCGTATGCTGGCGGCAAGGTGGAAACGGGAAATCTCCCTTGAATATCTGACCGAAGAAAAGTTTGTCCCACTAAGCACCACAGACGAGTATTTTCAAGTGCCGGACTATGGCGAAACCTATCCGTTTTCTGTCCGGGGGCAGACGATATTTTTAGATAGCTGTTCCCTTGCGGCGGCTCTTGCCGAACTGCCGGAACAGACGCAGGAGGAAATCTTTTTGTATTACTTCCAGCACTTGACGCAGAAAGAAATCGGAGAACAAAGCGGCTGGACACGCAGCACAATCGGGCGGCATATCCAGCTTGCCTTGAAGCGGCTGAAAGAGGAAATGGAGGTGTTGTCCCATGAGTAA